Proteins from a genomic interval of Desulfurobacterium sp. TC5-1:
- the sfsA gene encoding DNA/RNA nuclease SfsA yields MKVLFDLSKRFGDLKEATFLSRKNRFVGECLLDGKRITCHIADTGRLREILTEGRKILISLNPSHLKTDSKLIAAEMEEGFVLLNTSVHSEIAEKAIRQGILGFIPEDVKKEVRIGKSRVDFLINGNHYVELKGCNLRIGDVCLFPDAPTERGRRHLEELISLKEKGYQASILIMVLRKANLFRPNHETDPKFAETFYRALERGVEFKAFRVKLKDKKVVLDGDVKLTQAL; encoded by the coding sequence GTGAAAGTTCTCTTTGATCTATCTAAAAGATTCGGAGACCTTAAAGAGGCTACTTTTTTAAGCAGGAAAAACCGTTTTGTAGGAGAATGTCTTTTAGACGGTAAAAGGATTACCTGTCACATCGCTGATACAGGTAGATTAAGAGAAATACTTACAGAGGGAAGAAAAATCCTTATATCTTTAAACCCATCCCATCTTAAGACCGATTCAAAATTAATAGCGGCAGAGATGGAGGAAGGTTTTGTTCTACTTAACACGTCTGTTCATTCTGAGATAGCAGAAAAAGCAATAAGACAGGGTATCCTTGGGTTTATCCCCGAAGATGTCAAAAAGGAAGTGAGAATCGGGAAAAGCCGTGTTGATTTTTTAATCAATGGCAATCACTACGTTGAACTTAAAGGCTGTAACCTCAGGATAGGTGATGTCTGTCTTTTTCCTGACGCACCGACAGAAAGAGGCAGAAGGCATTTAGAGGAACTTATAAGCCTTAAAGAGAAAGGTTATCAGGCTTCTATTCTTATAATGGTTTTGAGAAAGGCTAACCTTTTCAGGCCAAATCACGAGACAGACCCGAAATTTGCAGAAACTTTTTACAGGGCTCTTGAAAGAGGTGTTGAATTCAAAGCTTTCAGAGTCAAGCTTAAGGATAAGAAAGTTGTCTTAGATGGTGATGTAAAACTGACTCAGGCACTTTGA